Part of the Streptomyces sp. NBC_01460 genome, CCGCGCGCATCTGCTCCGGAACCTCGTAGCACCGCCCGCAGACGGCCGGTCCGGTGTGCGCGACGATCCGGGACGGTTCGGCACCGAGTGTGATCATGGCCTCGACCGCGGCGGGAACGACCCCCGCGACCAGACCGGGCCGCCCGGCATGGGCGGCGGCGGCCACACCGGCCACCGGATCGGCGAGCAGCACGGGGGTGCAGTCCGCGGTGAGTACCGCGAGCGGGAGTCCCCGCCGCGCCGTCACCACGGCGTCCACGGCAGGAATGCCCGAGGGGGTGGACGCGTCGGCCCAGGGGCCGTCGACCACGGCGACGTCGCGCCCGTGCACCTGGTTCATCCAGACCACGCGGGCCGGGTCGAGACCGAGGGAACGGGCCGCGCGCGCACGGTTCGTGCCGACGGCGGCGGGGTCGTCACCGACCGCGCCGCCGAGGTTGAGCTCCTCGTACGGAACGGCGCTCACTCCGCCCCACCTGTCGGTGAAGGCGAAGTGGGCGCCGCCCGCCGAAGACTCCGCGGCTCGCGCCGCGTGCTGCGGACCTATCACTTCAAGAAGTCCGGTACGTCCAGCTCTTCGGCCTGGTTGTCCTGGTAGGGACGGGCCGTCGGGACGTGCGGCGGGGAGACCTGCGGCAGCGAGGTCTCGTTGGCCGCCGGCGCCGGCTCGGCCTGCGCCGGGGACTCCTCGCGCGGGGGCACGGAGCCCAGTCCACCGGTCTGACGGGCGGGCTCCGCGTTCCGGGCCGGCGGGGCCGGCTCCTCACGCTTGCCGGCGCCCGCCCCGAGGACGTTCTCCCGGCGGGCCGGCGGCTGTCCCCCGTCGAAGCCCGCGGCGATGACGGTGACCCGCACCTCGTCGCCCAGGGCGTCGTCGATGACCGCGCCGAAGATGATGTTCGCCTCCGGGTGGGCCGCCTCGCTCACCAGCTGCGCGGCCTCGTTGATCTCGAAGAGACCGAGGTCGCTGCCGCCGGAGATGGAGAGCAGGACACCACGCGCGCCGTCGATGGACGCCTCGAGGAGCGGCGAGGAGATCGCCATCTCCGCGGCGGCCACCGCGCGGTCGTCGCCGCGGGCGGAGCCGATGCCCATGAGCGCCGATCCGGCCTCGGACATGACCGACTTGACGTCGGCGAAGTCGAGGTTGATCAGGCCGGGGGTGGTGATGAGGTCGGTGATGCCCTGGACACCCGAGAGCAGCACCTGGTCGGCCGACTTGAACGCGTCGAGCACGCTGACCTGGCGGTCCGAGATGGACAGCAGCCGGTCGTTGGGAATGACGATGAGGGTGTCGACCTCTTCGCGGAGCTCGGCGATGCCGTCCTCCGCCTGGTTCGCGCGTCGCCGGCCCTCGAAGGTGAACGGGCGGGTGACCACACCGATCGTCAGGGCGCCCAGCGAGCGGGCGATGTTGGCGACGACGGGTGCGCCGCCGGTGCCGGTGCCGCCGCCTTCTCCGGCGGTGACGAAGACCATGTCGGCCCCCTTGAGGACCTCCTCGATCTCCTCACGGTGGTCCTCTGCCGCCTTACGACCGACGGCCGGGTTCGCCCCGGCGCCGAGGCCACGGGTGAGTTCACGGCCGACGTCGAGCTTGACGTCGGCGTCGCTCATCAACAGTGCTTGCGCATCGGTGTTGATCGCGATGAACTCGACGCCCTTGAGACCGACCTCGATCATTCGGTTGATGGCATTGACACCACCGCCGCCGACACCGATGACCTTGATGACTGCGAGGTAGTTCTGCGGTGCTGCCACGTCGAAGGCCTCTCGCCTCGAGTTACGTGTCGTCGCTTCGCGGTAGTCCCGCCGCGACGACGGATGCCGATTGGGTCGGTCCGGACGCCGACCCAAACCCTAACGTTCAAGTTTAGGGTTACCAGTGTGTCTGCTTCTTGGACTCTTCCGAACAGGACACTAAGTCGACAAGTGGCGCACGTTCAACGAACACGCCGAACCTCCCGTTTTTCTTTTCACCCTATGTGATCACCCGTAGCGCTGACCAACCAGGGGGCTGGCCAGGCCAAACGTGCGTCAACTCTTCGACGCCGCAGGGGCGGTGGGGGCACTCACGTCGAAGTGTCCCGCTTTGGGGGACGCTTTCATGAGAGCGGTGAGCACCCGCGCCTTCGCGGTCCCCTCCTCACTGCTGCCCCACATCACCGTGCGATCCCCTGTCAGTTCCAGGACGGTGGAGTCGTACGACGTGGTCCGCACGACCCGGGTCTGCCCCGCGATCCTCGCCGGGAGGTCCCCCGCGACGCGGACGGCCGCCCGCACCAGACGGTCACCGCCGAAGCGGCGCAGGCTCGCGGACCGGTCGGGCGCCAGCTCCAGGAGCGGCACGTGCGGGGGCGCCTCGTCCACAGTGGCGAAGCGCACACCCTTCGCGTCCACTTCGACGAACTTCTCGCCCTTCTCCACCAGCAGGACCGGCTTTCGTTCGGTCACGTCGAGACTGACACCGTGCGGCCATGACCGTACGACATCCACCGAGTCGATACGAGGCAGCTTGCGGCGCAACCGCTCGGCGATCGCGTCGGTGTCGACGGAGACGAGCGGCGATCCGACCGGGGCGGCCGCCGCGGCCTCCACCTCGCTCCGGGTCAGGACGCCGGTGCCGGTGGTCGTCACCCGCTCCAGCCTCAGCCAGGACGATCCGTAGAGCACCCATACGGTGGCGGCCGCGGTCAGCACGAGGCCAAGTGCGGCCAGGACCAGTCGGGTACGACCGGTCAGCCGTCGCCCCTCGGGGCCGATGTGCGGCGGGCGGGCCGGGGTGTCGGCCCGCCCCGCCTCGCCGCGCTGGGCGGTGGTCGGTCCGGCCACGCTCGCTCCTTCGCCGGACCCGGGGCGCACGCCCCGGGTCCGCACCGCCTCACGCCTGGCGGCGTGCGGCAATCGCCTCGTACACCATGCCGACGAGCAGGTCGTCGGCGTCCCGTCGCCCGAACTCCGCGGCGGCACGGGACATCTCGTACAGCCGGTGCGGATCCGAGAGCACCGGAAGGACGTTGCCCTGCACCCATTCCGGGGTGAGCGCCGCGTCGTCGACCAGCAGGCCGCCGCCGGCGTTGACCACCGGCTGGGCGTTGAGCCGCTGTTCGCCGTTGCCGATCGGCAACGGGACGTATGCGGCGGGCAGCCCGACGGCGGAGAGCTCGGCGACGGTCATCGCGCCCGCGCGGCAGAGCATCATGTCGGCCGCGGCGTACGCGAGGTCCATCCGGTCCACGTACGGTACCGGGATGTAGGGCGGCATCCCGGGCATGTTGTCGATACGCGGCAATTCGTTCTTCGGACCGACCACGTGGAGGATCTGGATCCCGGACCGCTGGAGCAGCGGCGCGATCCGCGTGACGACCTCGTTGAGGTGCCGGGCGCCCTGCGAGCCGCCGGAGACCAGCAGCGTCGGCAGGTTGGGGTCGAGGCCGAAGGCCGCACGCGCCTCCGGGCGGACCCGGGCCCGGTCCAGGGTGGCGATGGTGCGCCGGAGCGGGATGCCGATGTAGCGGGCGCCGCGCAGCTTGCTGTCGGGGGTGGAGACGGCGACCCCGTGGGCGTACCGCGAGCCGATCTTGTTGGCCAGTCCCGGCCTCGCGTTGGCCTCATGGACGACGATCGGGACCCCGACGCGCTTGGCCGCCAGGTAGCCGGGCAGGGCGACGTAGCCGCCGAAGCCGACCACGCAGTCCGCCTTCGTGCGCTCCAGGATCTGCTCGGCGGCCTTGATGGTGCCGCGCAGCCGCCCCGGGACGGTGATCAGCTCGGGCGTGGGCTTCCGCGGCAGCGGTACGGCAGGGATCAGTGCCAGGTCGTACCCCCGCTCGGGTACGAGCCTGGTCTCGAGTCCGCGCTCCGTGCCGAGGGCAGTGATTCCCACGGTCGGGTCCTGCCTCCGCAGGGCGTCTGCGAGGGCAAGCGCGGGCTCGATGTGCCCGGCGGTCCCCCCGCCGGCGAGTACGACATGCACCGAAATTCACCGCTCTCCGGACGGACGCTTCATGACGCGCCGTCTCATCGTCTTCCATCTGACCCCGGGCCTCCGCATGGCCAGGGCCGCTCTCGCCGCAGGGTCCTCACGCGCGAAGGCGATCATGAGCCCGACAGCGAACATGGTCGGCAGCAGCGCCGAACCCCCGTAGGAGAACAGCGGAAGCGGGACACCGGCGATCGGCAACAGGCCGAGCACCGCACCGATGTTGATCACGGCCTGCGCCGTGATCCAGGTGGTCACGCCTCCCGCTGCGTACCTCACGAAGGGGTCCTCCGTGCGTCCGGCCACGCGGATACCCGCATAGCCTAGAGCCGCGAAGAGGGCCAGCACCGACAGCGTCCCCGCCAGGCCCAGTTCCTCCCCGGTGATGGCGAAGATGAAGTCGGTGTGCGGCTCGGGAAGTTGACCCCATTTTTCCACACTCGCACCCAGCCCGGAACCGAACCATCCGCCGGATGCCAGCGCGTAGATTCCGTGCACCGCCTGCCAGCACGAGTCGCCGGGGCCGGGTTCGGACGCGCCGATGCACCCGAGCCGGGACATCCGGTTGGGGCTGGTCTTGATGAGCACGAATCCGATGAGGACGGCGAAGGCGAGCACCCCGGCGAAGAGCCGGGTGGGTGCGCCGGCCAGCCAGAGCAGGCCGAAGAGGATCGCGGTGAGGATGATCGCGGTGCCCATGTCACCGCCGAGCATGATCAGTCCGAGCAGCATGAACGCCACCGGGACCAGCGGGACCAGCATGTGCTTCCACTGGGCGAGGAGCCGCTTGTCCTGTTTGCGGGCGAGCAGGTCCGCGCCCCAGAGGATCAGGGCGAGCTTGCCGAATTCGCTGGGCTGGAGCTGGAAGGGGCCGCCGAGGTAGATCCAGTTCTGGTTGCCGTTGACCGACATCCCTATCCCCGGCACCTGGACCAGGACCATCAGGAAGACCGTGCCCATGAGCAGCGGGTAGGCGAGCGCCCGGTGGAGCTTGACGGGCATCCTGGAGGCCAGCAACATCAGGCCGGCCCCGATGACGGCCGCGAGGAACTGCTTGCGGAAGAAGTACGTCCCGGGCCGTGCCAGTTCCAGCGCCTTGATCATCGAGGCGGAGTAGACCATGACGAGGCCGAGCACGGTGATGAGCAGGCTCGATCCGAGGATCAGGTAGTACGCGGTCAGGGGGCGGTCCCAGGCCCGTCGCGCCTGCTCATACATCCGCCGCACCCCGGCGCCCCTGCGCGGCCGGGGCGGGGTGCCCCCTCCTGTACCGCCACGCGGCACGGAGGGCCGCCGGGGGCCGGTGGCGGGCCGGCTGCGCAGCACGAGCCCCCTGAGGGGCCCGGGGCCCGCCGGCAGCGGTCCGGCGAGCAGGGGCGGGGTGAGCGCCCGGCTGATCGCCACGGACGCCCGTGAGCGGTCGGCTCCGCGCGCGGCTGAGCTCTCGTCGGCCGGCATTGTCGCTGTCCCCTCCACTGCTCGTGCCCGGGGCTGCCACCGGGCGCCCGGGCCCGTGGCGGCGCTGCTCGTGGCCGGGTCCCCGGACGGTTCAGGTCCTCCGGGACGGTACGACGCGGAGACCGGGCCCGTCAGGCGCTCTCGTCGGCGAGTTCGCGGACCGCGTCCGCGAACGCCTCGCCGCGCTTGTTGTAGTTGACGAACATGTCCATCGAGGCGCAGGCCGGGGCCAGCAGGACCGTGTCACCCGGCAGGGCCAGCCGTGCCGCTTCGCGGACAGCTGCGGACATCGCCCCAGTGTCGGTCCGGTCGAGGTCGACCACCGGTACCTCGGGGGCGTGTCGCGCCAGGGCTTCACGGATCAGCGCCCGGTCGGCGCCCATCAGCACCACGCCCCTCAGCCGCTTCGCGGCTCCGCCGGCCAGCTCGTCGAAGGTGGCGCCCTTGGCGAGCCCTCCGGCGATCCACACGATCGGGTCGTAGGCCGCGAGGGAGGCCTCGGCGGCGTGGGTGTTGGTGGCCTTGGAGTCGTCGATGTACGTGACACCGGCGACGTCGGCGACGTGTTCGATGCGGTGGGCGTCGGGGCGGAAGGCCCGCAGCCCGTCGCGCACGGCGGCGGGCGCCACGCCGAAGGCGCGGGCCAGCGCTGCCGCTGCGAGGGCGTTGGCGATGTTGTGCGGGGCCGGCGGGTTGACGTCGCCGACCTCGGCGAGCTCCTGCGCCTGCTTCTGGCGGTTGGCGACGAAGGCCCGGTCGACGAGGATGCCGTCGACCACCCCGAGCTGGGAGGGGCCCGGCGTGCCGAGGGTGAAGCCGATGGCCCGGCACCCCTCCTCGACGTCGGCCTCGCGCACGAGGTCCTCCGTCGCCGGGTCCTGCGCGTTGTAGACGCAGGCGACGGAGTTGCCCTCGTAGATCCGGCCCTTGTCGGCGGCGTAACCGGCCATGGAGCCGTGCCAGTCGAGGTGGTCGGGGGCCAGGTTGAGCACGGCTCCGGAGTGGGCGCGCAGTGAGGGCGCCCAGTGGAGCTGGTAGCTGGAGAGCTCGACGGCGAGGACGTCGTACGTCTCGTCGCCGAGCACCGCGTCCAGCAGGGAGACCCCGATGTTGCCGACGGCGGCCGTGCGCAGCCCGGCAGCCTCGAGGATCGAGGCGAGCATCCGGACGGTCGTGGTCTTGCCGTTGGTGCCGGTGACCGCGAGCCAGGGCGCCGCCCCGGGTCCCCGCAGCCGCCAGGCGAGTTCGACGTCGCCCCAGACGGGGACGTCCGCCTCGGCGGCTGCCTGGAAGAGCGGCTTGCCGGGCTTCCAGCCGGGGGCCGTGACCACGAGCTCGGTGGACGGGGGCAGGGTGTCGCCGTCGCCGAGGCGCACGGTGATGCCGAGCGCCTCCAGTTCGGCCGCCTGCGTGCGGGAACGCTCGTCGTCGCCGTCGTTGACGACGGTGACGAGGGCCCCCCGCTCGTGCAGGGCACGGGCGGCGGGGATCCCGCTGACGCCGAGCCCGGCGACCGTGACGTGCTTGCCCTGCCAGTCCACGTTGCTCACTTCTTGGCTGCCCATCCCGCGTAGAAGAGGCCGAGGCCGACGATCACGCACATGCCCTGGATGATCCAGAAGCGGACCACGACAAGGACTTCGGACCACCCCTTGAGTTCGAAGTGGTGCTGGAG contains:
- the pgeF gene encoding peptidoglycan editing factor PgeF — protein: MIGPQHAARAAESSAGGAHFAFTDRWGGVSAVPYEELNLGGAVGDDPAAVGTNRARAARSLGLDPARVVWMNQVHGRDVAVVDGPWADASTPSGIPAVDAVVTARRGLPLAVLTADCTPVLLADPVAGVAAAAHAGRPGLVAGVVPAAVEAMITLGAEPSRIVAHTGPAVCGRCYEVPEQMRAEVAEVVPASWSETSWGTPAVDVTAGVHAQLEQLGVGDRHSSPFCTLESGDHFSYRRDRTTGRLAGYVWLD
- the ftsZ gene encoding cell division protein FtsZ: MAAPQNYLAVIKVIGVGGGGVNAINRMIEVGLKGVEFIAINTDAQALLMSDADVKLDVGRELTRGLGAGANPAVGRKAAEDHREEIEEVLKGADMVFVTAGEGGGTGTGGAPVVANIARSLGALTIGVVTRPFTFEGRRRANQAEDGIAELREEVDTLIVIPNDRLLSISDRQVSVLDAFKSADQVLLSGVQGITDLITTPGLINLDFADVKSVMSEAGSALMGIGSARGDDRAVAAAEMAISSPLLEASIDGARGVLLSISGGSDLGLFEINEAAQLVSEAAHPEANIIFGAVIDDALGDEVRVTVIAAGFDGGQPPARRENVLGAGAGKREEPAPPARNAEPARQTGGLGSVPPREESPAQAEPAPAANETSLPQVSPPHVPTARPYQDNQAEELDVPDFLK
- a CDS encoding cell division protein FtsQ/DivIB — its product is MAGPTTAQRGEAGRADTPARPPHIGPEGRRLTGRTRLVLAALGLVLTAAATVWVLYGSSWLRLERVTTTGTGVLTRSEVEAAAAAPVGSPLVSVDTDAIAERLRRKLPRIDSVDVVRSWPHGVSLDVTERKPVLLVEKGEKFVEVDAKGVRFATVDEAPPHVPLLELAPDRSASLRRFGGDRLVRAAVRVAGDLPARIAGQTRVVRTTSYDSTVLELTGDRTVMWGSSEEGTAKARVLTALMKASPKAGHFDVSAPTAPAASKS
- the murG gene encoding undecaprenyldiphospho-muramoylpentapeptide beta-N-acetylglucosaminyltransferase, translating into MHVVLAGGGTAGHIEPALALADALRRQDPTVGITALGTERGLETRLVPERGYDLALIPAVPLPRKPTPELITVPGRLRGTIKAAEQILERTKADCVVGFGGYVALPGYLAAKRVGVPIVVHEANARPGLANKIGSRYAHGVAVSTPDSKLRGARYIGIPLRRTIATLDRARVRPEARAAFGLDPNLPTLLVSGGSQGARHLNEVVTRIAPLLQRSGIQILHVVGPKNELPRIDNMPGMPPYIPVPYVDRMDLAYAAADMMLCRAGAMTVAELSAVGLPAAYVPLPIGNGEQRLNAQPVVNAGGGLLVDDAALTPEWVQGNVLPVLSDPHRLYEMSRAAAEFGRRDADDLLVGMVYEAIAARRQA
- the ftsW gene encoding putative lipid II flippase FtsW; the encoded protein is MPADESSAARGADRSRASVAISRALTPPLLAGPLPAGPGPLRGLVLRSRPATGPRRPSVPRGGTGGGTPPRPRRGAGVRRMYEQARRAWDRPLTAYYLILGSSLLITVLGLVMVYSASMIKALELARPGTYFFRKQFLAAVIGAGLMLLASRMPVKLHRALAYPLLMGTVFLMVLVQVPGIGMSVNGNQNWIYLGGPFQLQPSEFGKLALILWGADLLARKQDKRLLAQWKHMLVPLVPVAFMLLGLIMLGGDMGTAIILTAILFGLLWLAGAPTRLFAGVLAFAVLIGFVLIKTSPNRMSRLGCIGASEPGPGDSCWQAVHGIYALASGGWFGSGLGASVEKWGQLPEPHTDFIFAITGEELGLAGTLSVLALFAALGYAGIRVAGRTEDPFVRYAAGGVTTWITAQAVINIGAVLGLLPIAGVPLPLFSYGGSALLPTMFAVGLMIAFAREDPAARAALAMRRPGVRWKTMRRRVMKRPSGER
- the murD gene encoding UDP-N-acetylmuramoyl-L-alanine--D-glutamate ligase, with protein sequence MGSQEVSNVDWQGKHVTVAGLGVSGIPAARALHERGALVTVVNDGDDERSRTQAAELEALGITVRLGDGDTLPPSTELVVTAPGWKPGKPLFQAAAEADVPVWGDVELAWRLRGPGAAPWLAVTGTNGKTTTVRMLASILEAAGLRTAAVGNIGVSLLDAVLGDETYDVLAVELSSYQLHWAPSLRAHSGAVLNLAPDHLDWHGSMAGYAADKGRIYEGNSVACVYNAQDPATEDLVREADVEEGCRAIGFTLGTPGPSQLGVVDGILVDRAFVANRQKQAQELAEVGDVNPPAPHNIANALAAAALARAFGVAPAAVRDGLRAFRPDAHRIEHVADVAGVTYIDDSKATNTHAAEASLAAYDPIVWIAGGLAKGATFDELAGGAAKRLRGVVLMGADRALIREALARHAPEVPVVDLDRTDTGAMSAAVREAARLALPGDTVLLAPACASMDMFVNYNKRGEAFADAVRELADESA